A single genomic interval of Nerophis ophidion isolate RoL-2023_Sa linkage group LG11, RoL_Noph_v1.0, whole genome shotgun sequence harbors:
- the LOC133562275 gene encoding sulfotransferase 2B1-like produces MAAEDLYFMHHGLMLPKKTHCQESLAFAQDFSFEDNDAIAVTYPKSGTVWMQEILPLVLNEGDLTPILTIPNWDRVPWLEEKRLQEVVDQLPSPRGLVTHFPYQFMPPSFKTSSAKVIYVMRNPKDIIVSSYYFHQMATFLEDPGTLDEFIDKFLQGRVLFGKWTNHLKSWKRAELGDRILFITYEEMVQDLPSALRRISDFLGKNLSSEVIQKIADTCSFKSMQANIMSNFSLISKDYMDPDKSPFFRKGVAGDWKKHFSADQVARISSTIYKELEGENFTLPWTLDGAADKEIQNKIYHTSRLALPPS; encoded by the exons ATGGCTGCAGAAGACCTCTATTTCATGCATCATGGACTTATGTTACCGAAAAAGACTCACTGCCAAGAAAGTCTGGCGTTTGCACAAGACTTCTCGTTTGAAGACAATGACGCCATTGCTGTCACGTACCCGAAGTCAG GTACAGTCTGGATGCAAGAGATCCTCCCGCTGGTGCTGAATGAGGGGGACCTGACACCCATCCTAACCATCCCCAACTGGGACAGAGTTCCCTGGCTGGAGGAGAAGAGGTTACAAGAAGTGGTTGATCAGCTGCCCTCCCCAAGAGGGTTGGTCACACATTTTCCTTACCAGTTCATGCCACCTTCCTTCAAAACTTCCAGTGCCAAG GTGATCTACGTCATGAGGAACCCCAAGGATATCATTGTGTCGTCATATTACTTCCATCAGATGGCGACTTTCCTTGAGGACCCTGGAACTTTGGACGAGTTTATTGACAAATTCCTGCAAGGCAGAG TGTTGTTTGGCAAATGGACGAACCACTTGAAGAGCTGGAAGCGTGCAGAGTTAGGAGACCGAATCCTTTTCATTACATATGAGGAAATGGTTCAG GATCTTCCTTCAGCTCTACGTAGGATTTCTGATTTCCTGGGCAAGAACCTGAGTAGCGAAGTCATTCAGAAAATAGCAGATACTTGTTCCTTCAAGTCCATGCAGGCCAACATCATGTCCAACTTCAGTTTGATCTCCAAGGACTACATGGATCCTGACAAGTCTCCGTTCTTTAGGAAAG GTGTTGCCGGGGACTGGAAAAAACATTTTAGTGCAGACCAAGTGGCCCGCATCTCCTCCACCATTTACAAGGAGCTGGAGGGAGAGAACTTCACTTTGCCCTGGACCCTGGATGGAGCAGCAGACaaggaaatacaaaacaaaat ATACCACACGTCCAGACTTGCCTTGCCACCTTCCTAG